Proteins from a single region of Amycolatopsis sp. CA-230715:
- a CDS encoding MerR family transcriptional regulator: MNDGLLSISVFARRVGITPSALRFYADCGVLTPARVDPVTGYRLYHPDQESRAALVRRLRAAGLPLPKVTEVLDGPPEATGEILREHLRSVRAAAESAALVVEEVLAEHSSVTAATVGGAELASAIRQVVPAADAAHATLAGVLVEVDTAEVRLVATDRYRLAMRSLAVSARTGAPRQVVVDGAELAVLGPAVARSATATLTVEDRSLSIRAESGVRLAPATADFPDYRVVLAQLGDPVSRVVTGREHLRDAVLAGDAAKVRLETDGDELVVGASRLPALCPGEPVLAAFDPAVLAPALEAGVGPDVLLEFTADPHQPVVVRSADQGDFRTLVMPVAR, from the coding sequence ATGAACGACGGCTTGCTGAGCATCAGCGTCTTCGCGCGCCGGGTCGGCATCACCCCGAGCGCGCTGCGGTTCTACGCCGACTGCGGGGTCCTCACCCCCGCACGGGTCGACCCGGTGACCGGATACCGGCTCTACCACCCGGACCAGGAAAGCAGGGCGGCGCTCGTCCGCAGGCTGCGCGCGGCCGGGCTCCCGCTGCCGAAGGTGACCGAGGTGCTCGACGGCCCGCCGGAGGCCACCGGGGAAATCCTGCGGGAGCACCTGCGCTCGGTGCGGGCGGCGGCGGAATCGGCCGCCCTCGTCGTGGAAGAAGTGCTCGCCGAGCACTCCTCGGTCACCGCCGCCACGGTCGGCGGCGCGGAACTCGCGAGCGCGATCCGCCAGGTGGTGCCCGCGGCCGACGCGGCGCACGCGACGCTGGCCGGGGTGCTCGTCGAGGTGGACACGGCCGAAGTCCGCCTCGTCGCGACGGACCGGTACCGGCTCGCGATGCGCAGCCTCGCCGTCTCGGCGAGGACCGGCGCGCCGCGGCAGGTGGTCGTCGACGGTGCCGAGCTCGCGGTGCTGGGCCCCGCGGTGGCGCGGTCGGCGACGGCGACCCTGACCGTCGAGGACCGGTCGCTGTCGATCCGGGCGGAATCCGGGGTCCGGCTGGCGCCCGCGACGGCCGATTTTCCGGACTACCGCGTGGTGCTGGCCCAGCTCGGGGATCCGGTGTCCCGCGTCGTCACTGGCCGCGAACACCTGCGGGACGCCGTGCTCGCCGGGGACGCCGCCAAGGTCCGGCTCGAAACCGACGGCGACGAGCTCGTGGTCGGCGCGTCCCGCCTGCCCGCCCTGTGTCCCGGCGAACCGGTGCTGGCCGCGTTCGATCCGGCGGTGCTGGCACCGGCGCTCGAAGCGGGCGTGGGCCCCGATGTGCTGCTCGAGTTCACCGCCGATCCGCACCAGCCCGTGGTGGTGCGTTCCGCGGACCAGGGCGACTTCCGCACGCTCGTGATGCCCGTGGCGCGCTGA
- a CDS encoding ABC transporter permease encodes MTALAPSPRRPGLLLRILPPGLYAGRASRIIERSVLAYSRAWLVFLSGVFEPLFYLFAFKIGFGKLVETVTGPGGQQLSYVAFVAPALLASSAMNGAIFDATYAVFFRFRYSRLYDAMLATPIGPLDIAMGEIGWSVLRGGVYAIAFVGVMGVMGLITSAWVILMPVVALLVAFAFAAVGMACATFLKSPSQFDYIQLVVMPLFLFSATFYPLSVYPGPLQVVVQLSPLYQGVEIMRGLSTGVVGPVLLWHTGYLIALAALGVYGATRRLKKMLLH; translated from the coding sequence ATGACCGCACTGGCCCCCAGCCCGCGGCGCCCCGGTCTGCTGCTGCGGATCCTCCCGCCCGGGTTGTACGCGGGCAGGGCGAGCCGCATCATCGAGCGCTCCGTGCTCGCGTATTCGCGGGCGTGGCTCGTGTTCCTGTCCGGTGTCTTCGAGCCGCTGTTCTACCTGTTCGCTTTCAAGATCGGGTTCGGCAAGCTCGTCGAGACGGTCACCGGCCCCGGCGGGCAGCAGCTCAGCTACGTCGCCTTCGTCGCGCCCGCGCTGCTCGCGTCGTCGGCGATGAACGGCGCCATCTTCGACGCGACCTACGCCGTGTTCTTCCGGTTCCGCTACAGCAGGCTGTACGACGCGATGCTGGCGACCCCGATCGGCCCGCTCGACATCGCGATGGGCGAGATCGGCTGGTCGGTGCTGCGCGGCGGGGTCTACGCGATCGCTTTTGTCGGGGTGATGGGCGTGATGGGGCTGATCACCTCGGCCTGGGTGATCCTGATGCCGGTGGTCGCGCTGCTCGTCGCGTTCGCGTTCGCCGCGGTGGGCATGGCCTGCGCGACGTTCCTCAAGTCACCGTCCCAGTTCGACTACATCCAGCTCGTCGTGATGCCGCTCTTCCTGTTCTCGGCGACTTTCTACCCGCTGTCGGTCTATCCCGGCCCGCTCCAGGTCGTCGTGCAGCTTTCCCCGCTGTACCAAGGGGTCGAGATCATGCGCGGGCTGTCGACCGGCGTGGTCGGCCCGGTGCTGCTGTGGCACACCGGCTACCTGATCGCGCTCGCGGCGCTCGGGGTGTACGGCGCGACGCGGCGGCTCAAGAAGATGTTGCTGCACTGA
- a CDS encoding ABC transporter permease, with product MDAPEPTGVVVGSWRAAWLRVEGHWTWYRRYWTSTLYSTGLQPVLFLAAMGLGFGSQVQAGPATGGLSYLHYVAPALLVAAAAQNAVGESSYPVLSGFKWQKDYIAVTSTPMTPGQLLGGQVLWLTLRLALAGLVYALIALFFGAWLNFGVLAVVLVGVLTGLSCGTPMMVLAARTFDEGERFASVFRFIVMPMTLFAGTFFPIEQIPAALRWLAWISPLWHGNELARGATLGGLSCWPAVGHVLYLAVLAGVGAAFARKYFRRRLVI from the coding sequence ATGGACGCACCGGAACCCACGGGGGTCGTCGTCGGTTCGTGGCGCGCGGCCTGGCTGCGCGTCGAGGGGCACTGGACCTGGTACCGGCGCTACTGGACGTCCACGCTGTACTCGACCGGGCTGCAGCCGGTGCTGTTCCTCGCCGCGATGGGGCTCGGCTTCGGTTCGCAGGTGCAGGCGGGCCCGGCCACCGGCGGGCTGTCCTACCTGCACTACGTGGCACCGGCACTGCTGGTCGCGGCGGCCGCGCAGAACGCGGTCGGCGAGTCGAGCTACCCGGTGCTGTCCGGGTTCAAGTGGCAGAAGGACTACATCGCGGTCACCTCGACGCCGATGACCCCGGGCCAGCTGCTCGGCGGTCAGGTGCTGTGGCTGACCTTGCGGCTCGCGCTCGCGGGCCTGGTTTACGCGCTCATCGCGTTGTTCTTCGGCGCCTGGCTGAACTTCGGGGTGCTCGCGGTCGTGCTCGTCGGCGTCCTCACCGGACTGTCCTGCGGCACGCCGATGATGGTGCTCGCCGCGAGAACGTTCGACGAGGGGGAGCGGTTCGCCTCGGTGTTCCGGTTCATCGTGATGCCGATGACCCTGTTCGCCGGCACGTTCTTCCCGATCGAGCAGATCCCGGCCGCGCTGCGCTGGCTCGCGTGGATTTCCCCGCTGTGGCACGGAAACGAGCTCGCCAGGGGCGCCACGCTCGGCGGCCTCTCGTGCTGGCCCGCGGTGGGGCACGTCCTGTACCTCGCGGTGCTCGCGGGTGTCGGCGCCGCGTTCGCGCGGAAGTACTTCCGGCGAAGGCTGGTGATCTGA
- a CDS encoding ABC transporter ATP-binding protein, producing MVRAEGLVKRFGEFEAVRGVDVTVRKGEAFGFLGPNGAGKSSTMRMIACVSPRTAGELRVLGLDPDTEGPKIRARLGVVPQQDNLDTELSVRQNLQVYGRYFGLSRAHVRRKAEELMAFAQLTDRADDEVEPLSGGMKRRLTIARSLVNDPELLLLDEPTTGLDPQARHLLWDRLFRLKSQGVTLIITTHYMDEAEQLCDRLVVMDGGRIVAEGSPSDLISRYSTREVLELRFAPGEQESAARGLDDLAERVEVLPDRVLLYTQQGEAALERAHSRGVRPVSSLVRRSTLEDVFLRLTGRTLVD from the coding sequence ATGGTGCGTGCCGAAGGACTGGTCAAGCGGTTCGGTGAATTCGAGGCCGTGCGCGGGGTCGACGTGACGGTCCGCAAGGGTGAGGCGTTCGGGTTCCTCGGCCCGAACGGCGCGGGCAAGTCCTCCACCATGCGCATGATCGCGTGCGTTTCGCCGCGGACGGCGGGGGAGCTGCGCGTGCTCGGGCTCGACCCGGACACCGAAGGCCCGAAGATCCGCGCGCGCCTCGGCGTGGTGCCCCAGCAGGACAACCTGGACACCGAGCTGAGCGTGCGGCAGAACCTCCAGGTCTACGGCCGGTACTTCGGGCTGTCCCGCGCACACGTCCGGCGCAAGGCCGAGGAGCTGATGGCCTTCGCCCAGCTGACCGATCGCGCCGACGACGAGGTCGAGCCGCTCTCTGGCGGGATGAAGCGGCGCCTGACCATCGCCAGGTCGCTGGTGAACGACCCCGAGCTGCTGCTGCTCGACGAACCGACGACGGGTCTCGATCCGCAGGCGAGGCATCTGCTGTGGGACAGGCTGTTCCGGCTGAAGTCGCAGGGCGTCACGCTCATCATCACCACGCACTACATGGACGAGGCGGAGCAGCTCTGCGACAGGCTCGTGGTGATGGACGGCGGGCGCATCGTCGCCGAGGGCTCGCCGTCCGACCTGATTTCCCGGTACTCCACCAGGGAAGTCCTCGAACTGCGGTTCGCGCCGGGGGAACAGGAAAGCGCCGCGCGCGGGCTCGACGATCTCGCCGAGCGGGTCGAGGTGCTGCCGGACAGGGTGCTCCTCTACACCCAGCAGGGCGAAGCCGCGCTGGAACGGGCGCACTCGCGCGGGGTGCGGCCGGTGTCGAGCCTGGTGCGCCGCAGCACGCTCGAGGACGTCTTCCTCCGGCTGACCGGCAGGACGCTGGTGGACTGA
- a CDS encoding FadR/GntR family transcriptional regulator, whose amino-acid sequence MVVRLRSQGGEQPGRSGGARANQLALQEAIKELIVRRGLEPGSLLPTEQVLAHELEVSRHPLREAMKALEALGIVDIRHGYGTYVGSVSLGGLEAGLAFRSARSINGDLSDIRDLLEVREVLETGLVARVLDQFDQIDLPALEEAVAEMERHAADGEYSPDADWRFHETLYQPLGNALVLDLLRVFWRVFHAMDGDLPREQAAPEVIASWHRDILEALRSREEPALRRAIGVHFHAIRTRVG is encoded by the coding sequence ATGGTGGTTCGCCTGCGCTCGCAGGGTGGTGAGCAGCCGGGACGCTCCGGCGGCGCGCGCGCCAACCAGCTCGCGCTGCAGGAGGCGATCAAGGAGCTGATCGTCCGGCGCGGCCTCGAACCCGGCTCGCTCCTGCCGACCGAGCAAGTGCTGGCGCACGAGCTCGAAGTCAGCAGGCACCCGCTGCGCGAAGCGATGAAAGCACTGGAGGCGCTGGGGATCGTCGACATCCGGCACGGCTACGGCACGTACGTCGGCTCGGTCTCCCTCGGCGGTCTCGAAGCGGGCCTCGCCTTTCGCAGCGCGCGGTCGATCAACGGCGACCTGTCGGACATCCGCGATCTCCTCGAAGTCCGGGAAGTCCTCGAAACCGGGCTGGTCGCCCGCGTGCTCGACCAGTTCGACCAGATCGACCTGCCCGCACTCGAAGAGGCCGTCGCGGAGATGGAACGGCACGCCGCCGACGGCGAATACTCGCCGGACGCGGACTGGCGGTTCCACGAAACCCTGTACCAGCCGCTCGGCAACGCGCTCGTGCTCGACCTGCTTCGCGTGTTCTGGCGCGTCTTCCACGCGATGGACGGCGACCTGCCGCGCGAACAGGCCGCCCCGGAGGTCATCGCGTCGTGGCACCGGGACATCCTCGAAGCGCTTCGCAGCCGGGAAGAACCCGCGCTGCGCAGGGCGATCGGCGTCCACTTCCACGCGATCCGCACGCGCGTCGGTTAA
- a CDS encoding sialate:H+ symport family MFS transporter, which translates to MSPTPPPAPSFRHLPREQHKAFFAAWLGYLLDGFDFILITLVLTEIQADFGISKAQAATLVSAAFVSRWLGGLVLGAIGDHFGRKPAMIASIVTFSVGSALCGFSWGYWSLFAFRVLVGLGMAGEYGTSATYVMESWPPKMRNRATGFLLSAYPVGTVLAALAYGVVVPNLNWRWLFYLGLVPIALTLYLRRSLPEAREWSEQVAGRTDVTTSSILFSPKRRLPNAALAVVLSVALVLLFSEHSGGYGAWLTVLVVLGFAAFAVQLAGRSWPVMLAIMATVFAAFLYSWPIQSLLPTYLKSDLGYSAGQVSTALTWAGLGYAAGSCLAGVLGDKLGTRRAYVLGLVVSLLFVFPAFALPAGNIVLLWILLFAMQATSSGISGLLPKYIGDHFPTRLRAAGLGFSYNVGALGGAVAPLAGTAIASGIGGLGTALTVLAGGLTLVVALVVGFDLPARLGRALHIDSGAPALATPERTVRNGQ; encoded by the coding sequence GTGTCGCCGACGCCACCACCCGCCCCCTCGTTCCGGCATCTGCCCCGCGAGCAGCACAAGGCGTTCTTCGCCGCGTGGCTCGGCTATCTGCTCGACGGGTTCGACTTCATCCTGATCACGCTCGTGCTCACCGAAATCCAGGCCGACTTCGGGATCTCGAAGGCTCAGGCGGCGACGCTCGTCTCGGCCGCTTTCGTGTCGCGGTGGCTCGGCGGCCTGGTGCTCGGCGCCATCGGCGACCACTTCGGCCGCAAACCCGCGATGATCGCGTCGATCGTGACCTTCTCGGTCGGCAGCGCGCTGTGCGGGTTCTCGTGGGGGTACTGGTCCCTGTTCGCCTTCCGGGTTCTCGTCGGGCTCGGCATGGCGGGCGAGTACGGCACCAGCGCGACCTACGTGATGGAGTCGTGGCCGCCGAAGATGCGCAACCGCGCCACCGGTTTCCTGCTGTCCGCCTACCCGGTCGGCACCGTGCTGGCCGCGCTCGCCTACGGCGTCGTCGTGCCGAACCTGAACTGGCGCTGGCTGTTCTACCTCGGCCTGGTCCCGATCGCGCTGACCCTCTACCTCCGCCGCTCGCTGCCGGAAGCGCGCGAATGGTCCGAACAGGTCGCCGGGCGCACCGACGTGACGACGTCGTCGATCCTGTTCTCCCCCAAGCGAAGGCTGCCGAACGCGGCGCTCGCGGTGGTGCTGTCGGTGGCGCTGGTGCTGCTCTTCAGCGAACACAGCGGCGGTTACGGCGCGTGGCTGACCGTGCTCGTCGTGCTCGGTTTCGCCGCCTTCGCCGTCCAACTCGCCGGGCGGTCGTGGCCGGTGATGCTCGCGATCATGGCCACCGTCTTCGCCGCGTTCCTCTACTCGTGGCCCATCCAGTCCCTGCTGCCGACCTATCTCAAGAGCGATCTCGGGTACAGCGCCGGCCAGGTTTCCACGGCGCTGACCTGGGCGGGGCTCGGGTATGCGGCGGGCTCGTGCCTCGCGGGCGTGCTGGGCGACAAGCTCGGCACGCGGCGGGCGTACGTCCTCGGGCTCGTGGTGTCGTTGCTGTTCGTGTTCCCGGCGTTCGCGCTGCCCGCCGGGAACATCGTGCTGCTGTGGATCCTGCTGTTCGCCATGCAGGCCACCAGTTCCGGGATCTCGGGCCTGCTGCCGAAGTACATCGGCGACCACTTCCCCACCCGGCTCCGCGCGGCGGGCCTCGGGTTCTCCTACAACGTCGGCGCGCTCGGCGGCGCGGTCGCCCCGCTCGCCGGTACCGCGATCGCGTCCGGTATCGGCGGGCTCGGCACCGCGCTGACCGTGCTGGCCGGCGGGCTCACCCTGGTCGTCGCGCTCGTCGTCGGGTTCGACCTGCCCGCGCGGCTCGGCCGCGCACTCCACATCGACTCGGGCGCGCCCGCGCTCGCCACTCCCGAAAGGACAGTCCGGAATGGACAGTGA
- a CDS encoding dihydrodipicolinate synthase family protein: MDSELHGVIPPLVTPIGDDGDVDRHSLEKLVAFQLDAGVHGVFLGGSTGEVALLDGERQRAALDVAVGVVAGAVPVLAGAIDTGTLRVVEQAKRAQETGADAVVVTSPFYVRPHPAEIVAHFQAVHAAIDVPIVAYDIPSATAVPVGAEVVCELAASGTVVAAKDSSGDFAGFRRILREAPGFPAFTGSELFADSAVALGAAGIVPGLGNIDPHGYVRLYEAAKSGDRTAAAAEQDRLARLFDITAVADRGRIGHTAGALGSFKAALAARGVIANATTLPPLAPLNDTELSAILAILDEVGLA; encoded by the coding sequence ATGGACAGTGAGTTGCACGGCGTCATCCCACCGCTGGTCACCCCGATCGGCGACGACGGCGACGTGGACCGGCACTCGCTGGAAAAGCTCGTCGCGTTCCAGCTCGACGCCGGGGTGCACGGGGTGTTCCTCGGCGGCTCCACCGGTGAGGTCGCGCTGCTCGACGGCGAACGGCAGCGCGCCGCGCTGGACGTCGCCGTCGGCGTCGTCGCGGGCGCGGTGCCCGTGCTCGCCGGCGCGATCGACACGGGCACGCTCCGCGTCGTCGAGCAGGCGAAGCGCGCGCAGGAAACCGGCGCCGACGCCGTCGTGGTGACGTCACCGTTCTACGTCCGCCCGCACCCGGCGGAGATCGTCGCGCACTTCCAGGCGGTGCACGCCGCGATCGACGTTCCCATTGTCGCGTATGACATTCCCAGCGCGACAGCGGTCCCGGTCGGCGCCGAGGTGGTGTGCGAACTCGCCGCGTCGGGAACGGTCGTCGCGGCGAAGGACTCCAGCGGGGACTTCGCCGGTTTCCGGCGGATCCTGCGCGAGGCACCGGGATTCCCGGCGTTCACCGGCTCCGAGCTGTTCGCCGACAGCGCGGTGGCGCTCGGCGCGGCGGGGATCGTGCCGGGGCTCGGCAACATCGATCCGCACGGGTACGTCCGGCTGTACGAGGCCGCGAAATCCGGCGACCGCACCGCGGCCGCCGCCGAACAGGACCGGCTGGCGCGGCTGTTCGACATCACCGCCGTCGCCGACCGGGGCCGGATCGGGCACACGGCGGGCGCGCTGGGCTCGTTCAAGGCCGCCCTCGCGGCACGCGGCGTCATCGCCAACGCGACGACACTGCCCCCGCTGGCCCCCCTGAACGACACGGAGCTGTCCGCGATCCTCGCCATCCTCGACGAAGTCGGCCTCGCTTGA
- the ndk gene encoding nucleoside-diphosphate kinase: MTERTLVLVKPDGVKRGLVGEVISRIEAKGLTLAALELRTVERSVAEEHYAEHKDKPFFGDLLEFITSGPLVAIAVEGPRAIAAFRQLAGGTDPVEKATPGTIRGDYALETQFNLVHGSDSPESAERELKLWF, from the coding sequence CAAGCCCGATGGCGTCAAGCGCGGCCTCGTCGGCGAGGTCATCTCGCGCATCGAAGCCAAGGGGCTCACCCTGGCCGCGCTGGAGCTGCGCACCGTCGAACGGTCCGTCGCCGAGGAGCACTACGCCGAGCACAAGGACAAGCCGTTCTTCGGCGACCTCCTCGAGTTCATCACCTCCGGCCCGCTGGTCGCGATCGCGGTCGAAGGCCCGCGCGCGATCGCCGCGTTCCGCCAGCTCGCCGGCGGCACGGACCCGGTCGAGAAGGCGACGCCCGGCACCATCCGCGGCGACTACGCGCTGGAGACCCAGTTCAACCTGGTGCACGGCTCCGACTCGCCGGAGTCCGCCGAGCGCGAACTGAAGCTCTGGTTCTGA